One part of the Paraglaciecola sp. L3A3 genome encodes these proteins:
- the murC gene encoding UDP-N-acetylmuramate--L-alanine ligase, whose amino-acid sequence MKKQSPIHYHVPEMRRIKHIHFVGIGGAGMGGIAEVLLNEGYAISGSDRQANSMTDRLHNLGATIFFGHLASNVELANVVVVSSAIDPTNPEIAAANEKRIPVIRRAEMLAELMRFRHGIAIAGTHGKTTTTSLIATIFAKADLDPTFVIGGLLNSAGTNARLGDSQYLIAEADESDASFVHLQPMVSVVTNIEADHMETYQGDFDKMQDTYIDFLHNLPFYGLAVLCIDDPVIQKLLKRIGRKYLTYGVSESADVRAINIQLGFNQSTFDVIRKDLPPLKVTVNIPGHHNVLNSLAAIAVASDEGVADSAIVEALGSFSGIGRRFEFLGDYKTDNGQIILVDDYGHHPTEVAATIAVARNNWPDRRLVMAYQPHRYTRTRDLYEDFVKVLSEVDVLLLLEVYSAGEDVIDGADSRSLCRSIRQRGQLEPIYVSDIHELPKLLAKTLNDQDIVLTQGAGNIGQIAKFLQKTELKPDLLSKGLEQ is encoded by the coding sequence ATGAAAAAACAAAGTCCCATTCATTATCATGTACCAGAAATGCGCAGAATTAAGCATATCCATTTTGTGGGGATTGGTGGTGCAGGTATGGGTGGTATAGCAGAAGTATTATTGAATGAAGGTTATGCTATTTCTGGCTCAGATCGCCAAGCTAACAGTATGACAGATAGGTTACATAATCTAGGCGCCACTATCTTTTTTGGTCATTTGGCGTCAAATGTTGAATTAGCTAATGTAGTAGTGGTGTCTAGTGCGATTGATCCCACTAATCCAGAAATAGCTGCTGCTAACGAAAAACGTATTCCAGTTATTCGCCGGGCTGAAATGCTGGCAGAATTAATGCGTTTTCGCCATGGTATTGCCATTGCGGGAACACATGGTAAAACGACAACAACCAGTTTAATCGCTACTATTTTTGCTAAAGCGGATCTTGATCCTACTTTTGTGATTGGTGGCTTATTAAATAGTGCAGGGACTAATGCCCGCCTAGGTGATAGCCAATATTTAATTGCTGAAGCTGACGAAAGTGATGCCTCTTTTGTGCATTTACAACCTATGGTTTCTGTGGTGACCAATATCGAAGCCGATCATATGGAAACCTATCAAGGTGACTTCGACAAGATGCAGGATACTTACATTGATTTTCTGCATAACTTGCCCTTTTACGGCTTAGCTGTGTTGTGTATAGATGATCCTGTGATCCAGAAATTATTAAAACGTATTGGTCGTAAGTATTTAACTTATGGTGTGTCGGAATCGGCAGATGTGCGAGCAATCAATATTCAACTTGGTTTTAACCAAAGCACCTTTGATGTAATACGCAAAGATTTACCACCATTAAAAGTGACAGTGAATATTCCTGGTCATCATAATGTATTAAATTCATTGGCTGCCATAGCTGTAGCGAGTGACGAAGGTGTAGCTGACAGTGCCATTGTAGAAGCTTTAGGAAGCTTTTCTGGTATTGGTCGACGGTTTGAATTTTTAGGTGATTACAAAACTGATAATGGGCAAATTATTTTGGTTGATGACTATGGTCACCATCCAACAGAAGTGGCTGCGACAATTGCCGTAGCGAGAAATAATTGGCCTGATAGACGTTTAGTTATGGCATATCAGCCCCACAGATATACCCGCACTAGAGACTTATATGAAGATTTTGTCAAAGTCTTGTCAGAAGTCGATGTATTGCTCTTACTAGAGGTTTATTCCGCGGGTGAAGATGTGATTGATGGTGCGGATAGTCGTTCACTTTGTCGTTCCATTCGTCAACGTGGTCAATTAGAACCGATTTATGTTTCTGATATTCATGAATTACCCAAATTATTAGCTAAAACCTTGAATGACCAAGATATAGTCTTGACCCAAGGCGCTGGGAATATTGGTCAAATAGCTAAGTTCTTACAAAAAACCGAATTAAAGCCCGATTTGTTAAGTAAAGGGCTAGAGCAATGA
- the ftsA gene encoding cell division protein FtsA, whose product MSKGTERKLIVGLDIGTSDVKAVVGELLDDNSISIVGVGTHSSKGMDKGGVNDLNMVVKSVKRAVHEMELMADCSVSSVFMSISGRHVKCQNESGMVPINNQEVTQEDVDNVVHAARSVPIAAERRLLHVLPQEFTIDVQEGIKNPIGMSGVRMEAQAHIITCADDMAKNLVKCVERCDLVADQLIFSALASSYAVVTDDEKELGVCVVDIGGGTIDLVVYTDGAIRHTAVIPAAGNQITSDIAKIFRTPISHAEEIKINYACALKDMVSMEESIEVHSVGGRPSRAMSRHTLAEVIEPRYQELFELVHDEIRSSGLEEQIAAGIVLTGGTAKMEGAVEFAEEIFQMPVRVGAPLAMKGLSEYVEDAKFATAVGLLQYGKEHLVNQLSAKNKTSDGVWQRIKSWFNNEF is encoded by the coding sequence ATGTCTAAAGGTACAGAAAGAAAGCTGATAGTTGGCTTAGACATAGGCACCAGTGATGTAAAAGCTGTTGTAGGTGAATTGTTAGACGACAACTCTATTAGCATTGTTGGAGTAGGCACTCATTCATCCAAAGGTATGGATAAAGGCGGTGTGAACGACCTGAATATGGTGGTCAAATCTGTTAAGCGTGCTGTGCATGAAATGGAATTAATGGCTGATTGTAGTGTTTCATCAGTCTTTATGTCTATTTCTGGTCGACATGTTAAGTGCCAAAATGAAAGTGGCATGGTACCGATTAATAATCAGGAAGTGACCCAAGAAGATGTTGATAATGTAGTGCATGCTGCTCGTTCTGTGCCTATTGCAGCTGAGCGTCGTTTATTACACGTACTACCTCAAGAATTCACTATTGATGTGCAAGAAGGAATAAAAAATCCTATTGGTATGTCAGGCGTCAGAATGGAAGCCCAAGCGCATATTATTACTTGTGCTGATGATATGGCAAAAAATTTAGTCAAATGTGTTGAACGTTGTGACTTAGTCGCTGATCAGTTGATATTTTCAGCTCTAGCATCGAGTTATGCTGTGGTCACAGATGATGAAAAAGAATTAGGTGTGTGTGTGGTTGATATTGGTGGTGGCACCATAGATTTAGTGGTTTATACCGATGGGGCCATTCGTCATACGGCAGTGATCCCGGCTGCGGGTAATCAAATAACCAGTGATATAGCGAAAATATTTCGCACGCCAATTAGCCATGCCGAAGAAATAAAAATTAACTACGCCTGTGCTTTAAAAGACATGGTGAGTATGGAAGAAAGTATTGAAGTACATAGTGTTGGTGGTCGTCCTTCAAGAGCTATGTCGAGACATACTCTGGCTGAGGTAATTGAACCTCGATACCAAGAATTGTTTGAACTGGTACACGATGAAATTCGTAGCAGTGGTTTAGAAGAACAAATCGCCGCAGGTATTGTGTTAACAGGTGGGACCGCGAAAATGGAAGGGGCTGTAGAATTTGCTGAAGAAATTTTCCAAATGCCAGTTCGTGTCGGCGCACCATTGGCAATGAAAGGCTTATCAGAATATGTAGAAGACGCTAAGTTTGCTACTGCTGTAGGGTTATTACAGTACGGCAAAGAACACTTAGTTAATCAATTGAGTGCCAAAAACAAAACCAGCGATGGTGTTTGGCAAAGAATTAAAAGTTGGTTTAATAACGAGTTTTAA
- the ftsZ gene encoding cell division protein FtsZ produces the protein MFELMDSHNEEAVIKVIGVGGGGGNAVEHMVAQNIEGVEFIAINTDAQVLRSSTANVTLQIGSGVTKGLGAGANPNIGRQAAEEDRETIRQSLEGADMVFITAGMGGGTGTGAAPEVAKVAKELGILTVAVVTKPFPFEGKKRTDFADQGIEELSKYVDSLITIPNEKLLKVMGKGTPLLQAFSAANDILSGAVQGIAELITRPGLINVDFADVRTVMSEMGTAMMGSGTASGEDRAEEASESAIACPLLEDIDLSGARGILVNITAGPDFSIDEFETVGNAVKAFASENATVVVGTVIDMEMTNELRVTVVATGIGAERKPDISLVSSRAAKVMADSGEFKLQANGSGSMPSSSAMPDTAKTIVAEDKVEAASDLEYLDIPAFLRKQAD, from the coding sequence ATGTTTGAGTTAATGGATAGTCATAACGAAGAAGCGGTAATTAAAGTTATTGGTGTTGGTGGCGGCGGTGGTAATGCTGTTGAACACATGGTTGCGCAAAATATTGAAGGTGTAGAATTTATCGCCATCAATACTGATGCCCAAGTGTTACGCAGTTCTACAGCCAATGTTACTTTACAAATTGGTTCTGGTGTGACGAAAGGTCTAGGTGCGGGTGCTAATCCAAATATTGGACGCCAAGCGGCTGAAGAAGACAGAGAAACCATACGTCAAAGCTTAGAAGGTGCTGACATGGTATTTATTACCGCTGGTATGGGTGGTGGTACTGGAACAGGCGCTGCACCAGAAGTGGCTAAAGTAGCAAAAGAATTAGGTATTTTAACTGTGGCTGTTGTCACTAAACCTTTTCCTTTTGAAGGTAAAAAACGTACCGATTTTGCTGATCAGGGTATCGAAGAATTATCTAAATACGTTGATTCTCTGATTACGATTCCAAACGAAAAGTTATTAAAAGTAATGGGCAAGGGCACTCCTTTGTTACAAGCTTTTAGTGCGGCCAATGATATTTTAAGTGGTGCAGTTCAAGGTATTGCTGAATTGATTACACGCCCAGGTTTAATTAACGTGGATTTCGCCGACGTGAGAACAGTCATGTCTGAAATGGGCACGGCCATGATGGGTAGTGGTACTGCAAGTGGTGAAGATAGAGCTGAAGAAGCATCTGAATCTGCTATTGCTTGTCCATTATTAGAAGATATTGATTTATCTGGCGCTAGAGGTATTTTGGTTAATATCACTGCTGGTCCTGATTTCTCTATCGATGAATTTGAGACTGTCGGTAATGCGGTAAAAGCTTTTGCATCAGAAAATGCCACTGTGGTTGTTGGTACTGTAATTGATATGGAAATGACTAACGAACTGCGCGTAACTGTAGTTGCTACAGGTATTGGCGCTGAGCGTAAACCTGATATTTCATTAGTTTCTAGCCGCGCTGCTAAAGTGATGGCTGATAGTGGTGAATTTAAATTGCAAGCTAATGGGTCTGGATCTATGCCTAGTTCGAGTGCAATGCCTGATACTGCTAAAACGATAGTGGCGGAAGACAAAGTTGAAGCGGCAAGTGATTTGGAATATTTAGATATTCCAGCATTTTTGCGCAAACAAGCTGATTAA
- the lpxC gene encoding UDP-3-O-acyl-N-acetylglucosamine deacetylase, with protein sequence MIKQRTIKQSVQETGIGLHKGDKVTMTLRPAPANTGIVFRRVDLEPYADIPARADSVGDTMLCTCISNADGAKISTVEHLASALAGLGIDNIIVEVDSDELPIMDGSASPFIFLLQSAGIEELNAAKRFIKIIKPLRVEEGDKWAELRPYEGFRVDFRIDFDHPVISQTRQHMVLDFDSSSYVNEVSRARTFGFMKDLEYMNSLNLALGGSMENAVALDEYRVLNPEGLRYSDEFLKHKILDAIGDLYLCGHSIVGELVAYKTGHGLNNKLLNALLNNTECWEFVGYETPEQMPISYASPVLVN encoded by the coding sequence ATGATTAAACAACGTACCATTAAACAATCTGTTCAAGAGACAGGGATTGGTCTACATAAAGGTGACAAGGTCACTATGACTCTCCGGCCTGCGCCTGCGAATACTGGAATAGTATTTCGCCGCGTTGATCTTGAGCCTTATGCGGATATCCCTGCTAGAGCAGATTCTGTAGGCGATACTATGCTTTGTACATGTATTAGTAATGCCGATGGTGCGAAGATTTCTACTGTCGAGCATTTGGCCTCAGCCTTAGCGGGTTTAGGGATTGACAATATTATTGTTGAAGTCGACAGTGATGAGCTTCCTATCATGGATGGTAGTGCGAGTCCGTTTATCTTTTTATTACAATCTGCTGGTATCGAAGAACTTAATGCCGCTAAACGCTTTATTAAAATAATTAAACCTCTTCGAGTTGAGGAGGGTGACAAGTGGGCTGAACTTCGTCCATATGAAGGTTTTAGAGTAGACTTTAGAATCGACTTTGATCACCCTGTTATAAGTCAAACTCGTCAGCATATGGTGTTAGATTTTGATTCATCTTCGTATGTTAATGAAGTGAGTCGTGCTCGAACCTTTGGTTTTATGAAAGATCTTGAATACATGAATTCACTTAACTTAGCTTTAGGTGGCAGCATGGAAAATGCAGTTGCCCTTGATGAGTATCGTGTATTAAATCCTGAAGGTTTGCGTTATAGCGATGAATTTTTAAAACATAAAATTCTAGATGCAATCGGTGATTTATATTTATGTGGCCACAGTATTGTTGGTGAACTAGTTGCCTATAAAACAGGTCATGGTTTAAATAATAAATTGTTGAATGCTTTATTAAACAATACTGAATGTTGGGAGTTTGTAGGTTATGAAACTCCCGAACAAATGCCTATCAGTTATGCATCCCCAGTTTTGGTAAACTAA
- the murG gene encoding undecaprenyldiphospho-muramoylpentapeptide beta-N-acetylglucosaminyltransferase, whose protein sequence is MTKRILVMAGGTGGHVFPGLAVADQLVKSGWQVHWLGTQGRMEAKIVPKAGYDISFIDVVGVRNNGLLKLLAAPFKIIKSIYQAHKVIKQFKPNIVIGLGGFASGPGGVAAWLNRIPLVIHEQNAVPGLTNKWLSKIASRVFTGFDNTFVNQAAGDESKYVWLGNPVRTEFAQVIAQEKVNVPLNILVVGGSLGAQILNETVPLVIKDLQQQVMVVHQTGAGHLAKVQQTYQVLNIDEQAYQLSEFIDDIPAAYAQADLVICRAGALTVAEVAAAGVPAIFVPLPHAVDDHQTKNAQVLVAAKAAYLLPQRELSVSSLNKILSECIHSPEKLLEMGQQARTLARLDAAQQVAHFCIELSEQAV, encoded by the coding sequence ATGACTAAACGTATTTTAGTTATGGCTGGTGGTACTGGTGGTCATGTTTTTCCTGGATTGGCAGTGGCAGATCAATTAGTAAAGTCTGGTTGGCAGGTTCATTGGTTAGGTACTCAAGGCCGGATGGAAGCGAAAATTGTGCCCAAAGCGGGATATGATATTAGTTTTATTGATGTTGTAGGTGTGAGGAATAATGGTTTATTAAAATTATTAGCTGCACCTTTTAAAATCATTAAATCAATATACCAAGCCCATAAGGTAATTAAACAATTTAAACCAAACATAGTCATAGGCTTAGGCGGCTTTGCTAGTGGACCAGGTGGGGTTGCTGCTTGGTTGAACCGTATTCCCTTAGTTATACACGAACAAAATGCAGTACCTGGTTTAACCAATAAGTGGTTATCTAAAATCGCAAGTCGTGTTTTTACTGGATTTGATAACACCTTTGTTAATCAGGCGGCAGGTGATGAGAGTAAATATGTTTGGCTAGGAAATCCTGTTCGAACTGAATTTGCACAAGTTATTGCTCAAGAAAAAGTCAATGTACCACTCAATATTTTGGTGGTAGGTGGCAGTTTAGGGGCACAAATTTTAAATGAGACAGTGCCTTTAGTGATTAAAGATCTACAGCAGCAAGTGATGGTTGTACATCAGACAGGGGCGGGGCATTTAGCGAAAGTGCAGCAAACTTATCAAGTATTAAACATAGATGAACAGGCTTATCAGTTATCTGAGTTTATTGATGATATCCCTGCGGCTTATGCACAGGCAGATTTAGTGATTTGTCGAGCGGGAGCATTAACCGTTGCTGAAGTTGCAGCTGCAGGTGTGCCGGCTATTTTTGTTCCTCTGCCTCATGCGGTGGATGATCATCAAACTAAAAATGCCCAAGTGTTAGTGGCTGCAAAGGCAGCCTATTTGTTACCACAACGAGAGTTGTCAGTAAGCAGTTTGAATAAAATATTAAGCGAATGTATTCATTCACCAGAAAAATTATTAGAAATGGGTCAACAGGCTAGAACCCTGGCCCGCTTAGATGCTGCGCAACAAGTCGCACATTTTTGTATTGAGTTAAGCGAGCAAGCAGTATGA
- a CDS encoding D-alanine--D-alanine ligase: protein MIELSNKTAADYGKVAVMLGGTSAEREVSLNSGKAMLAGLQQMGVNAYAFDPAERALTELLTEKFDRVVIALHGRGGEDGSLQGALQLLNLPYTGTGVLGSALCMDKIRSKQIWQSLGLPTANYKIADKRSFDAGSCGAIMASLGEEVMVKPAQEGSSIGMARVKNALQLETAIQDAFKYDNKVLIEQFVHGSEYTVSILNGNALPSISMSTPREFYDYAAKYQSDNTLYSCPSDLSVEEESHLAELALEAFDAVAGSGWGRVDFMRDQLGRFYLLEANTAPGMTEKSLVPMAAKQAGFSFAELSFAVLTTSDQIR from the coding sequence ATGATTGAGCTAAGCAATAAAACAGCCGCTGATTATGGCAAAGTAGCCGTTATGTTAGGGGGGACTTCTGCCGAACGTGAAGTGTCTCTCAACTCAGGTAAAGCTATGTTAGCAGGCTTGCAACAAATGGGGGTGAACGCTTATGCCTTTGATCCAGCAGAGCGTGCATTAACAGAGCTATTAACAGAAAAATTTGACCGTGTGGTCATTGCTTTGCATGGCCGTGGAGGAGAAGACGGATCCTTGCAAGGTGCATTACAATTACTTAATTTACCTTACACGGGGACCGGCGTTTTAGGCTCTGCTTTATGTATGGACAAGATCCGCAGTAAACAAATTTGGCAAAGTCTAGGTTTACCCACAGCAAATTACAAAATTGCTGATAAAAGAAGCTTTGATGCAGGATCATGCGGGGCTATAATGGCCAGCTTAGGGGAAGAAGTAATGGTTAAACCTGCGCAAGAGGGATCTAGCATAGGTATGGCCCGAGTGAAAAATGCGCTACAACTAGAAACTGCCATTCAAGACGCTTTTAAATATGATAATAAAGTTTTGATTGAGCAGTTCGTTCATGGTTCAGAATATACTGTCAGCATATTGAATGGCAATGCTTTGCCATCGATTAGTATGTCTACCCCACGCGAATTTTATGATTATGCAGCTAAATATCAGTCTGATAACACCCTGTACTCTTGTCCAAGTGATTTATCCGTAGAGGAAGAAAGCCATTTAGCTGAATTGGCTTTAGAAGCATTTGATGCGGTTGCGGGTTCTGGTTGGGGACGTGTCGACTTCATGCGTGATCAGTTAGGACGTTTTTATTTGTTAGAGGCAAATACAGCACCTGGGATGACTGAAAAAAGTTTAGTGCCAATGGCTGCAAAACAGGCTGGGTTCAGTTTCGCGGAGTTATCATTTGCAGTGCTTACGACTTCGGATCAAATAAGATGA
- a CDS encoding M23 family metallopeptidase: protein MKLTLLFRSNNRRFALDINRQKLTIMLLVACGLFLVSSRSTTSPEESIARVQYAQSGLEQQATEIELLRDTTKQRYSGMLLKLAEMQSQIQRLDALGSRLVAQAKLNPDEFNFGQEPNMGGPLNTSGVELQAQDELLVKMENMLETIQDKSQQLSALESILLSHHIEEQSQLAGKPIQSGWLSSYYGVRKDPFNGMPAMHKGLDFAGKEGSAVTATGAGVVTWAGSRYGYGELVEIDHGQGLKTRYGHNKEVKVKIGDVVTKGQSVAVMGSTGRSTGPHVHYEVLRKGKQLDPLPFVYRKGS from the coding sequence ATGAAATTAACTTTGCTTTTTAGAAGTAACAACCGACGTTTTGCGTTGGATATAAATCGACAAAAATTGACGATAATGTTGCTTGTTGCCTGCGGATTATTTTTAGTGTCTAGTCGCTCGACGACCTCTCCTGAAGAAAGTATTGCACGAGTTCAATATGCGCAATCTGGACTTGAACAACAAGCAACTGAAATCGAACTATTAAGAGACACAACTAAACAACGTTACTCTGGCATGTTGTTAAAATTAGCTGAAATGCAAAGCCAAATTCAGCGCTTGGACGCCTTAGGTTCAAGATTAGTTGCCCAAGCAAAATTAAATCCAGATGAATTTAATTTTGGCCAAGAGCCTAATATGGGCGGGCCTCTAAATACGTCAGGTGTTGAGTTACAAGCCCAAGATGAGTTATTGGTGAAAATGGAAAACATGTTAGAAACCATTCAAGATAAGTCTCAACAACTGTCTGCACTTGAATCTATCTTATTAAGTCACCATATAGAAGAACAGAGCCAGTTAGCAGGTAAACCGATTCAATCCGGTTGGTTGTCTTCTTATTATGGTGTGCGCAAAGACCCGTTTAATGGTATGCCCGCTATGCATAAAGGATTAGATTTTGCTGGTAAAGAAGGTAGTGCTGTTACAGCAACAGGGGCTGGAGTTGTCACTTGGGCCGGTAGTCGCTATGGCTACGGAGAACTAGTAGAAATAGATCATGGGCAAGGGTTAAAAACTCGTTATGGCCATAATAAAGAAGTTAAAGTAAAAATTGGTGATGTTGTCACTAAAGGACAAAGTGTTGCGGTAATGGGAAGTACAGGACGCTCTACTGGCCCTCATGTTCATTACGAAGTTTTACGTAAAGGCAAACAACTAGATCCGCTACCTTTTGTCTATCGAAAAGGCTCTTAA
- the ftsW gene encoding cell division protein FtsW, which yields MTSMTEKYTNPLRQLFMQKHDKVDIQASFKPYDSWLILLAIALLSIGLVVVTSASMPAAERIFHNPFHIAIRHCIYIVLALITAMCVVQIPMRWWRMSNVWLLLLALLLLISVLLIGRTVNGSTRWLVFGPITLQVAEPAKLFFFCYLAGYLVRRHEEVTENIKGFIKPLGVFFVLAFLLLMQPDLGTVVVMFCTTIGLLFLAGAKLWQFFSLVIAGSLAVVVLIVFEEYRVKRVTSFLDPWADPFGSGYQLTQSLMAYGRGEIFGQGLGNSLQKLEYLPEAYNDFIMAILAEELGFVGVLAVLLLMLGIVLKALRIGNVALTKERPFDAYLAYAIGIWFSLQTAVNVGASAGILPTKGLTFPLLSYGGSSAIVMAVAVALLIRIDFELRVDGVQALNKGAANKVKKKRTDRSAKQEVTDVLEDVIEDVQMVPDSNGRPI from the coding sequence ATGACAAGTATGACAGAAAAATACACTAATCCACTAAGGCAATTGTTTATGCAAAAGCATGACAAAGTGGATATTCAGGCAAGTTTTAAACCTTATGATTCTTGGTTGATACTTTTAGCTATTGCCTTGTTATCTATTGGTTTAGTGGTGGTGACTTCTGCTTCTATGCCCGCTGCAGAACGTATTTTTCATAACCCGTTTCATATTGCCATTAGACATTGTATTTATATCGTTTTGGCGTTGATCACTGCTATGTGTGTGGTACAGATTCCTATGCGTTGGTGGCGGATGAGTAATGTCTGGTTACTGTTATTGGCACTGCTTTTATTAATATCTGTATTGTTAATTGGACGTACAGTTAATGGCAGTACACGCTGGTTAGTATTTGGGCCTATTACTTTACAAGTGGCAGAGCCGGCAAAGTTATTTTTCTTTTGTTATTTAGCGGGTTATTTGGTGCGTCGTCATGAAGAAGTGACCGAAAATATCAAAGGTTTTATTAAACCATTAGGCGTGTTTTTTGTTTTGGCCTTTTTATTATTGATGCAACCTGATTTAGGGACAGTGGTGGTGATGTTTTGTACCACTATTGGTTTATTATTTTTGGCTGGCGCTAAGTTATGGCAATTTTTTAGTTTAGTGATAGCCGGCAGTTTAGCTGTGGTTGTTTTAATTGTTTTTGAAGAGTATCGAGTTAAACGGGTGACATCATTTCTTGACCCTTGGGCTGATCCATTTGGTAGCGGTTATCAATTAACCCAATCGTTAATGGCCTATGGCCGTGGTGAAATCTTTGGTCAAGGTTTAGGTAATAGTTTACAAAAACTTGAATATTTACCTGAAGCTTATAACGATTTTATTATGGCTATATTAGCTGAAGAATTAGGTTTTGTCGGAGTATTGGCTGTGTTGCTGCTTATGTTGGGCATAGTATTAAAAGCCCTGCGTATTGGCAATGTGGCTTTGACTAAAGAGCGTCCTTTTGACGCTTATTTGGCGTATGCCATAGGTATTTGGTTTAGTTTGCAAACAGCTGTCAATGTTGGCGCCAGTGCAGGCATATTACCCACTAAAGGATTAACCTTTCCCTTATTAAGTTATGGCGGCTCCAGTGCCATTGTGATGGCCGTGGCTGTGGCTTTATTAATCAGAATCGATTTCGAACTTAGAGTAGATGGTGTGCAAGCGTTAAATAAGGGCGCAGCAAATAAAGTTAAGAAAAAACGCACTGACAGGTCAGCTAAACAAGAAGTAACCGATGTGCTGGAAGACGTAATTGAAGATGTTCAAATGGTCCCTGACTCCAATGGGAGGCCAATATGA
- a CDS encoding cell division protein FtsQ/DivIB produces the protein MSDLPSLDKPNKGPQFYLGLVFFIIVMVLLIFAGLKLHAWLEDEQQAPVQEIFISGDRHFIEDQQIENLVRRTQPGSFFELDVEATHQIVEAMPWVYRASVRKRWPSGLEIYVVEQKPAAIWNGDMLLNQYGDSFNAQLDEDDLVMSSQLPNLFGPGGSEQTALQGYKNMQSLLDVTGLHIIEMFLSERFAWNLQLNNGVKLNLGRTEFIDRLQRFVDLLPLISKQNKQIDYVDLRYDTGLAVGWKTLDKAA, from the coding sequence ATGAGTGATTTGCCATCATTAGATAAGCCAAATAAAGGTCCTCAGTTTTATCTGGGACTTGTATTTTTTATCATAGTGATGGTGCTGTTGATTTTTGCAGGCTTAAAATTGCATGCTTGGTTAGAGGATGAACAACAAGCGCCTGTGCAAGAAATTTTTATTTCTGGAGACAGACATTTTATTGAAGATCAACAAATTGAAAATTTGGTTAGGCGCACGCAGCCAGGTAGTTTTTTTGAACTTGATGTGGAAGCAACCCATCAAATTGTCGAAGCAATGCCTTGGGTGTATCGAGCTTCAGTAAGGAAACGTTGGCCCAGCGGCTTGGAAATATATGTTGTAGAACAGAAACCTGCTGCGATATGGAATGGAGACATGTTGTTAAATCAGTATGGTGATTCATTTAATGCCCAACTAGATGAAGACGATCTAGTTATGAGTTCGCAGCTACCCAATTTGTTTGGGCCTGGAGGCAGTGAACAAACAGCCTTGCAAGGCTATAAAAATATGCAGTCTTTGTTAGATGTAACTGGGTTACATATTATAGAAATGTTTTTAAGTGAAAGATTTGCTTGGAATTTACAATTAAATAATGGCGTGAAGTTAAATTTAGGTCGCACTGAATTTATCGATAGATTGCAGAGGTTTGTGGATTTATTACCACTAATTTCAAAACAAAATAAACAAATTGATTACGTAGATTTACGTTATGACACTGGTTTGGCTGTAGGTTGGAAAACCTTAGATAAAGCCGCCTAA